A region of Dictyostelium discoideum AX4 chromosome 1 chromosome, whole genome shotgun sequence DNA encodes the following proteins:
- the nxnA gene encoding annexin VII (alternatively spliced), which produces MSYPPNQGYPPQQGYPPQQGYPPQQGYPPQQGYPPQQGYPPQQGYPPQQGYPPQQGYPPQQGYPPQQGYPPQQGYPPQGYPPQQGYPPVGVPVGVPVGFAPGMVVGYHQGYFVGTITHDCKHDAEVLRKAMKGIGTNESDLIKVLANRNWAEREQIKREFSAKYSKDLIQDIKSETSGNFEKCLVALLTEPAHFDVEQIHSACAGAGTNENTIIEILVTRSNVQMEYIKQIFKNKHGKSLKDRLESEASGDFKKLLEKLTEPRDESPVINPMQVSKDAEDLYKAGEGKIGTDEKEFIKILTSRSLPHIAAVASEYIKHHKKHSLIKAIDSEFSGSIKTGLIAIVTYALNPYGYFAEILNKSMKGAGTNDNKLIRTVVTQMHNMPQIKTAYSTLFKNSLAHDIQADCSGDFKKLLLDIIS; this is translated from the exons ATGTCCTATCCACCAAACCAAGG ttaTCCACCACAACAAGGTTATCCACCACAACAAGGTTATCCACCACAACAAGGCTATCCACCACAACAAGGTTACCCACCACAACAAGGCTACCCACCACAACAAGGTTATCCACCACAACAAGGCTACCCACCACAACAAGGTTACCCACCACAACAAGGTTACCCACCACAACAAGGCTACCCACCACAACAAGGTTATCCACCACAAGGTTATCCACCACAACAAGGTTATCCACCAGTTGGTGTACCAGTTGGTGTACCAGTTGGATTTGCACCAGGTATGGTAGTTGGATATCATCAAGGTTACTTTGTTGGTACAATCACTCATGATTGTAAACATGATGCTGAAGTTTTAAGAAAAGCAATGAAAGGTATTGGTACAAATGAAtctgatttaattaaagttttagCCAATAGAAATTGGGCTGAACGTGAACAAATCAAGAGAGAGTTCTCTGCCAAATATAGCAAAGATTTAATTCAAGATATTAAATCTGAAACCAGTGGTAACTTTGAAAAATGTTTAGTTGCCCTCTTAACTGAACCAGCTCATTTCGATGTTGAACAAATTCACAGTGCTTGCGCTGGTGCAGGTACCAACGAGAACActataattgaaattttagttACCCGTAGTAATGTACAAATGGAATACATTAAACAAATCTTCAAGAATAAACAtggtaaatcattaaaagatCGTCTTGAATCCGAAGCAAGTGGTGACTTTAAGAAATTATTAGAGAAACTCACTGAACCAAGAGATGAATCACCAGTCATCAACCCAATGCAAGTTTCAAAAGATGCTGAAGATCTCTACAAAGCTGGTGAAGGTAAAATTGGTACCGACGAAAAGGAATTCATCAAAATTCTCACCTCTCGTTCATTACCACATATTGCTGCCGTCGCTAGTGAATACATTAAACATCACAAAAAACACTCACTCATCAAAGCAATCGATTCTGAATTCTCtggttcaattaaaactGGTTTAATCGCTATCGTTACCTATGCTCTCAACCCATATGGTTATTTCGCTGAAATCTTAAACAAATCAATGAAAGGTGCTGGTACAAATGATAACAAACTCATTCGTACTGTTGTAACTCAAATGCACAATATGCCACAAATTAAAACTGCTTATTCAACTCTCTTCAAGAATTCATTAGCTCATGATATTCAAGCTGATTGTAGTGgtgatttcaaaaaattattattagatattatctcataa
- the nxnA gene encoding annexin VII (alternatively spliced), which translates to MSYPPNQGYPPQSNSPQPGQYGAPQQGYPPQQGYPPQQGYPPQQGYPPQQGYPPQQGYPPQQGYPPQQGYPPQQGYPPQQGYPPQQGYPPQQGYPPQQGYPPQQGYPPQQGYPPQQGYPPQGYPPQQGYPPVGVPVGVPVGFAPGMVVGYHQGYFVGTITHDCKHDAEVLRKAMKGIGTNESDLIKVLANRNWAEREQIKREFSAKYSKDLIQDIKSETSGNFEKCLVALLTEPAHFDVEQIHSACAGAGTNENTIIEILVTRSNVQMEYIKQIFKNKHGKSLKDRLESEASGDFKKLLEKLTEPRDESPVINPMQVSKDAEDLYKAGEGKIGTDEKEFIKILTSRSLPHIAAVASEYIKHHKKHSLIKAIDSEFSGSIKTGLIAIVTYALNPYGYFAEILNKSMKGAGTNDNKLIRTVVTQMHNMPQIKTAYSTLFKNSLAHDIQADCSGDFKKLLLDIIS; encoded by the exons ATGTCCTATCCACCAAACCAAGG TTATCCACCACAATCAAATTCACCACAACCAGGACAATATGGAGCCCCACAACAAGGTTATCCACCACAACAAGGATACCCACCACAACAAGGTTATCCACCACAACAAGGTTATCCACCACAACAAGG ttaTCCACCACAACAAGGTTATCCACCACAACAAGGTTATCCACCACAACAAGGCTATCCACCACAACAAGGTTACCCACCACAACAAGGCTACCCACCACAACAAGGTTATCCACCACAACAAGGCTACCCACCACAACAAGGTTACCCACCACAACAAGGTTACCCACCACAACAAGGCTACCCACCACAACAAGGTTATCCACCACAAGGTTATCCACCACAACAAGGTTATCCACCAGTTGGTGTACCAGTTGGTGTACCAGTTGGATTTGCACCAGGTATGGTAGTTGGATATCATCAAGGTTACTTTGTTGGTACAATCACTCATGATTGTAAACATGATGCTGAAGTTTTAAGAAAAGCAATGAAAGGTATTGGTACAAATGAAtctgatttaattaaagttttagCCAATAGAAATTGGGCTGAACGTGAACAAATCAAGAGAGAGTTCTCTGCCAAATATAGCAAAGATTTAATTCAAGATATTAAATCTGAAACCAGTGGTAACTTTGAAAAATGTTTAGTTGCCCTCTTAACTGAACCAGCTCATTTCGATGTTGAACAAATTCACAGTGCTTGCGCTGGTGCAGGTACCAACGAGAACActataattgaaattttagttACCCGTAGTAATGTACAAATGGAATACATTAAACAAATCTTCAAGAATAAACAtggtaaatcattaaaagatCGTCTTGAATCCGAAGCAAGTGGTGACTTTAAGAAATTATTAGAGAAACTCACTGAACCAAGAGATGAATCACCAGTCATCAACCCAATGCAAGTTTCAAAAGATGCTGAAGATCTCTACAAAGCTGGTGAAGGTAAAATTGGTACCGACGAAAAGGAATTCATCAAAATTCTCACCTCTCGTTCATTACCACATATTGCTGCCGTCGCTAGTGAATACATTAAACATCACAAAAAACACTCACTCATCAAAGCAATCGATTCTGAATTCTCtggttcaattaaaactGGTTTAATCGCTATCGTTACCTATGCTCTCAACCCATATGGTTATTTCGCTGAAATCTTAAACAAATCAATGAAAGGTGCTGGTACAAATGATAACAAACTCATTCGTACTGTTGTAACTCAAATGCACAATATGCCACAAATTAAAACTGCTTATTCAACTCTCTTCAAGAATTCATTAGCTCATGATATTCAAGCTGATTGTAGTGgtgatttcaaaaaattattattagatattatctcataa
- the gacZ gene encoding MYND-type zinc finger-containing protein, translated as MTTTNTSIFGPRVNNSKFNNNNNNNNNNNNNNNNTSNNNNSNIIKPPQVVQETQQQQQAQQQPLQTNEEVCVICKSKNVQVCTGCLMVYYCGAEHQNIDWPNHKSLCSGLNRRNDLLDRAEKSKDLRKKLQSDIFSSGNRVSNSNNNSSIYSNSTGNINNNNNSNNNNIKGGIGGGAVTNSSTVMAPERKSIAISNIKHLQQQIQQTQQTQQQPPPTTTSIPTQPNSSSFNKPTAKKPGTSFKSSSSGDNTPINQSPSSSSSSLVSSTNNNNNNNNNNNNNNNINSNSNNMSGSSGGIKALQNQLQNSINNKPSNTTSNSPNPSPPSSTFVPNSNNNSNSNSSSGSGKSNLNISLKSSTSSSPVTSTYLYNNNNSNSNSNSNNSSTETTTCISSNSNNSSNIENSDNTNEENGMKNIKNKLSQINFGAPPPSFKKPTSKVIENEDNNNSNNDGTLKQSSSSDSIYFNNNNNNNNNNNNNNNNNNNNNNNNNNNNNNNNNNNNNNNNNNNNNNNNNNNNNNSNNNNFDINNSNNIINNKQSTCSSIDGLSYNNNNSGSSLKNSVPPTTSNTPPRKRSSGGSSSSNNSNIGSNGNRIGFIKEHKKNQSLPDSFVDFYQSNKNQSNGYESLLDNDDNKTRGYGSFNENDDSHEECDDDDDDDDGGGQDGDDGLDGTEFKRGRNRPTGLRTNNNAVFEWESGTIEYSTNNTSQHKKLGVGSRGGNSFSKDTQSQSTNSTTTDDHQTGSILNSNSGSSDDLQQQQTQTQQQQSQLSAGVGRIAGKFRMIGGDIKKKAAIVGTLTKNKVSEVTSKSKSSTSVNNNNNDEVDHNENNNNNNNNINNNNNNNNNNIENIIFGIPLEEAVKKSATLHPLIPDVIYKSIEYIREKGIQEEGIFRLSGSANAITLLKNEFDRGVNVDLYQQLDQHVVSGILKLYLRQIPETLFTQDFGEELEELRVGGNSSDAISKRIAGSIILLQRLPESNRCILHYLCNLLNAISFEPSTKMGTVNLAIVFAPTLGVSVEVMTCLISYYDEIFGIQTYNYNS; from the coding sequence atgactACAACAAATACATCTATATTTGGTCCAAGAGtgaataatagtaaatttaataataataataataataataataataataataataataataacaatactagtaacaataacaatagtaatataatCAAACCACCACAAGTAGTACAAGAaacccaacaacaacaacaagcccaacaacaaccattaCAAACAAATGAAGAGGTTTGTGTTATTTGTAAATCAAAGAATGTTCAAGTTTGTACTGGTTGTttaatggtttattattGTGGTGCAGAACATCAAAATATAGATTGGCCAAATCATAAATCTTTATGTTCTGGATTAAATAGAAGAAATGATCTATTAGATAGAGCAGAGAAATCAAAAGATTTAAGAAAGAAATTACAATCTGATATTTTTTCAAGTGGTAATAGAGtatcaaatagtaataataatagtagcatatatagtaatagtacaggtaatattaataacaataacaatagtaataataataatattaaaggtGGTATTGGTGGTGGAGCTGTAACTAATAGTAGTACTGTTATGGCACCTGAAAGGAAATCAATCGCtatttcaaatataaaacatttacaacaacaaatacaacaaacacaacaaacacaacaacaaccaccaccaactaCAACATCAATACCAACACAACCTAATTCATCAAGTTTTAATAAACCAACAGCAAAGAAACCTGGaacatcatttaaatcatcgTCATCAGGTGATAATACACCAATTAATCAATCaccatcatcgtcatcatcatcattagtATCATCAactaacaataataataataataataataataataataataataataatattaatagcaatagtaataatatgaGTGGAAGTAGTGGTGGTATAAAAGCacttcaaaatcaattacaaaattctataaataataaaccatcGAATACAACATCAAATTCACCAAATCCTTCACCACCATCTTCAACATTTGTACcaaatagcaataataatagtaatagtaatagtagtagtggtagtggtaaatcaaatttaaatatatcattaaaatcatcaacatcatcctCACCTGTAACATCAACTTATTtatataacaataacaatagcaatagcaatagtaatagtaataatagttcaaCCGAAACTACAACTTGTAtcagtagtaatagtaataatagtagtaatataGAAAATTCTGATAATACCAATGAAGAAAATGgtatgaaaaatataaaaaataaactaagtcaaattaattttggtgcaccaccaccatcatttaaaaaaccGACTTCCAAagttattgaaaatgaagacaataataatagtaataatgatggtACATTAAAACAATCATCATCGAGCGattcaatttatttcaataataataataataataataataataataataataataataataataataataataataataataataataataataataataataataataataataataataataataataataataataataataataataataataataataataataataacaatagtaataataataattttgatattaataatagtaataatataataaataataaacaatcaacATGTTCATCAATTGACGGTTTAAgttataacaataataatagtggatCATCATTAAAGAATTCTGTACCACCAACTACTAGTAATACACCACCAAGAAAacgtagtagtggtggttctagtagtagtaataatagtaatataggtagtaatggtaatagaATTGGTTTCATAAAAGAACATAAAAAGAATCAATCCCTACCAGATagttttgttgatttttatcaaagtaataaaaatcaaagtaATGGTTATGAAAGTTTATTAGATAATGACGATAATAAAACACGTGGATATGGTagttttaatgaaaatgatgatagtCATGAAGaatgtgatgatgatgatgatgatgatgatggtggtggccaagatggtgatgatggtttaGATGGTACTGAATTTAAGAGAGGTAGAAATAGGCCAACAGGTTTAAgaactaataataatgcaGTATTTGAATGGGAGAGTGGTACAATTGAAtattcaacaaataatactAGTCAACATAAAAAATTGGGTGTAGGTTCAAGAGGTggtaattcattttcaaaagataCTCAAAGTCAATCAACAAACAGCACTACTACTGATGATCATCAAACAGgttcaatattaaattcaaattcaggTTCATCAGAtgatttacaacaacaacaaacccaaacccaacaacaacagtcACAATTATCTGCTGGTGTTGGAAGAATTGCAGGTAAATTTAGAATGATTGgtggtgatattaaaaagaaagcAGCAATCGTTGGTACTTTAACTAAAAATAAGGTATCCGAAGTtacatcaaaatcaaaatcatcaacaagtgtaaataataataataatgatgaagttgatcataatgaaaataataataataataataataatataaataataataataataataataataataatattgaaaatattatatttggaATACCATTAGAAGAAGCAGTTAAAAAATCAGCAACATTACATCCATTAATACCAGAtgtaatttataaatcaattgaatataTTAGAGAGAAAGGTATTCAAGAAGAGGGTATATTTAGATTAAGTGGTAGTGCAAATGCAATCACATTGTTAAAGAATGAATTTGATCGTGGTGTTAATGTTGACCTTTATCAACAATTGGATCAGCATGTTGTATCTggtattttgaaattatatttacGTCAAATTCCAGAGACTTTATTCACTCAAGACTTTGGTGAAGAATTAGAAGAACTACGTGTAGGTGGTAATTCATCCGACGCAATATCTAAACGTATTGCTggatcaattattttattacaacGTTTACCAGAATCAAATAGATGTATACTACATTATCTTTGTAATTTATTGAATGCTATCTCTTTTGAACCTTCAACTAAAATGGGTACTGTAAATTTAGCCATTGTTTTCGCTCCAACTTTAGGTGTCTCTGTTGAAGTCATGACTTGTTTAATCTCTTATTATGATGAAATATTTGGTATTCAAacttataattataattcttaa
- the nle1 gene encoding NLE domain-containing protein, translating to MSNERPKTKQMPKQKFGFSKPEYIPTTVGEAIKLESQEPSLNLIVQFKNKDSENDTTGPPINISQNVTTEQLQMLINSLLNNDEQLPYSFFVNDQEITNNLKNHLEGLSDETTLSIYYQPQAVFRVRPVTRCASSMSGHTEAVLNCAFSPDGKGFVSVGGDTTVRIWDIYTSTPTHTLKGHTNWVLQVAWSPDSKKIATAGMEGDIRIWCPQTGKQLGSTLKGHTKFITGLSWEPFHLNPKCVRLASSSKDSTIRIWDTESCKNLMSLSGHTMSVTCLKWGGEGLIYSGSQDRTVRVFNTTDGRLVRVLDGHAHWVNTLALNTDYVLRTGSYDHTGKEYDTLEEAQRVALERYNDVKAKSKGMEILISGSDDFTVIMWNPSVTKTSISRLTGHQQLINLVSFSPDGRYFASASFDKSIKLWDGQSGKFLGNFRGHVGAVYQVCWSSDSRYLVSGSKDSTLKIWDIKTKKMEKELPGHADEVYTVDWSPDGDRVASGSKDRLLRIWTV from the exons atGAGTAATGAAAGACCAAAAACTAAACAAATGCCCAAACAAAAGTTTGGGTTTTCAAAACCAGAATATATCCCAACAACAGTTGGTGAAGCAATAAAATTAGAATCACAAGAACCATCATTAAATCTAATtgtacaatttaaaaataaagatagtGAAAATGATACAACTGGTCCACCAATCAATATATCACAAAATGTTACAACTGAACAATTACAAATGCttattaatagtttattaaataat gATGAACAATTACCATACTCATTTTTTGTTAATGATCAAGagattacaaataatttaaagaatcattTAGAAGGATTATCAGATGAAACAACATTAAGTATTTATTATCAACCACAAGCAGTATTTCGTGTTAGACCAGTTACAAGATGTGCAAGTTCAATGTCAGGTCATACAGAGGCAGTATTGAATTGTGCATTCAGTCCAGATGGTAAAGGATTTGTATCGGTTGGTGGTGATACAACCGTTAGAATTTGGGATATCTATACAAGTACACCAACCCATACATTAAAAGGTCATACAAATTGGGTACTTCAAGTAGCTTGGTCACCAGATAGTAAAAAGATTGCAACTGCCGGTATGGAAGGTGACATCAGAATTTGGTGTCCACAAACTGGTAAACAATTAGGTTCAACTTTAAAAGGTCATACTAAATTTATAACCGGTTTATCATGGGAACCATTTCATTT aaatccAAAATGTGTTAGATTAGCATCATCATCTAAAGATTCAACAATTAGAATTTGGGATACAGAATcttgtaaaaatttaatgtCATTATCAGGTCATACAATGTCAGTTACATGTTTGAAATGGGGTGGAGAGGGATTGATTTATTCTGGATCACAAGATAGAACTGTTAGAGTTTTTAATACAACCGATGGTAGATTAGTTAGAGTATTGGATGGTCATGCACATTGGGTTAATACATTGGCATTGAATACAGATTACGTTTTGAGAACAGGATCATACGATCATACAGGTAAAGAATATGATACATTGGAAGAAGCACAAAGAGTTGCATTGGAGCGTTATAATGATGTAAAGGCAAAGAGCAAAGGAATGGAGATATTAATTAGTGGTTCCGATGATTTCACCGTTATCATGTGGAATCCATCAGTTACTAAAACTTCAATCTCTCGTTTAACAGGTCATCAGCAATTAATCAATTTGGTTAGTTTTTCACCAGATGGTCGTTATTTCGCAAGTGCTTCATTCGATAAGTCAATTAAACTTTGGGATGGCCAATCTGGTAAATTTTTGGGTAATTTCAGAGGTCATGTTGGTGCTGTATATCAAGTTTGTTGGTCTTCTGATAGTAGATATTTAGTTAGTGGTAGTAAAGATAGTACTTTGAAAATTTGGgatattaaaactaaaaaaatggaaaaagaaTTACCTGGTCATGCTGATGAAGTTTATACTGTTGATTGGTCCCCTGATGGTGATAGAGTTGCTTCTGGTTCAAAAGATCGTTTATTAAGAAT TTGGACTGtctaa